A portion of the Celeribacter baekdonensis genome contains these proteins:
- a CDS encoding formate dehydrogenase subunit delta, which translates to MTNDKMILMANQIATFFNTQPGGDQAQGVAQHIKDFWEPRMIAQLRAYLAEGGQGLDPLVIEAATQV; encoded by the coding sequence GTGACCAATGATAAAATGATCTTGATGGCCAATCAAATTGCCACGTTTTTCAACACCCAACCTGGGGGTGATCAGGCCCAAGGCGTGGCACAGCACATCAAAGATTTTTGGGAGCCGCGGATGATTGCGCAACTGCGCGCCTATCTGGCTGAGGGCGGGCAGGGGCTTGATCCGCTGGTGATTGAGGCCGCAACACAGGTGTGA
- a CDS encoding formate dehydrogenase subunit gamma codes for MRTPMPAQTDLTPPDEAEVEAVIQPFSTLEGPLLPMLHALQEVYGYVPETAHAPLCATLNITRAELKGVLSFYHDFRARPSGKHVLKICRAEACQAMGATAMADRVLKKLGLEWHGTTANGAVTVEPVYCLGLCACAPAAMLDGKVIGRVSDARLDAVLAEVGA; via the coding sequence ATGCGCACCCCAATGCCAGCCCAGACCGATCTGACGCCACCTGATGAGGCGGAGGTCGAAGCGGTGATCCAACCGTTTTCCACACTCGAAGGGCCGCTTTTGCCGATGTTGCATGCGCTGCAAGAGGTCTATGGCTATGTCCCCGAGACCGCTCACGCGCCGCTCTGTGCTACGCTGAACATCACCCGCGCCGAACTCAAAGGCGTGCTGTCGTTTTACCATGATTTTCGTGCCCGCCCGTCGGGCAAACATGTGTTGAAAATCTGCCGCGCTGAGGCCTGTCAGGCGATGGGCGCGACCGCGATGGCAGACCGGGTGTTGAAAAAACTGGGCTTGGAATGGCATGGCACCACCGCCAATGGCGCGGTCACGGTTGAGCCGGTCTATTGCCTTGGCCTCTGTGCCTGCGCCCCCGCCGCGATGCTGGACGGCAAGGTGATTGGTCGGGTCAGTGACGCGCGTTTGGATGCGGTTTTGGCGGAGGTCGGCGCATGA
- the fdhD gene encoding formate dehydrogenase accessory sulfurtransferase FdhD, with product MSEVTASKSAGTMSVDALPEEHPVALVFNGSTAAVMMASPFDLPDFLRGFARSEGIVTRGDEVTEVAAIRHEIGFEVRGQISEDRSAAMDARRRAAVGPVGCGLCGIDSLAQASAFPGQVAPMEPGLMDHARSALAALNAGQKRREDVGAMHAAGYFDATGLGALREDVGRHNALDKLIGALGDRDLSTGAVLITSRLSVDLVQKCARVGVSGLFSLSSPTRAAVDLAGRCGMTLCVIRREAIMTYSAAQTEKETVL from the coding sequence ATGAGCGAGGTCACCGCCTCCAAATCTGCGGGCACCATGTCTGTGGACGCCTTGCCAGAGGAACACCCCGTGGCCTTGGTGTTCAATGGCTCGACGGCGGCGGTGATGATGGCCTCGCCCTTTGATTTGCCGGATTTCCTGCGTGGATTTGCCCGTTCTGAGGGCATCGTGACCCGCGGGGATGAGGTCACGGAGGTCGCCGCGATCCGCCATGAGATCGGCTTTGAAGTGCGCGGACAGATCTCCGAAGACCGCTCTGCCGCCATGGACGCGCGTCGTCGTGCGGCGGTTGGTCCCGTCGGGTGCGGCCTTTGCGGCATCGACAGTCTGGCACAGGCGAGCGCTTTTCCCGGACAGGTTGCCCCAATGGAGCCAGGTCTGATGGATCACGCTCGGTCCGCTCTTGCGGCGCTGAACGCCGGACAAAAGCGGCGCGAAGATGTGGGGGCGATGCATGCGGCAGGGTATTTTGACGCCACGGGATTGGGTGCCCTGCGCGAAGATGTTGGGCGGCATAATGCTTTGGACAAACTCATCGGCGCGCTTGGGGATCGCGATCTGAGCACAGGCGCGGTGTTGATCACCTCGCGGCTTTCGGTCGATTTGGTGCAAAAATGCGCGCGTGTCGGCGTGTCTGGATTGTTCAGCCTCTCAAGCCCCACGCGGGCAGCGGTCGATTTGGCCGGGCGATGCGGCATGACGCTTTGCGTGATCCGGCGCGAGGCGATTATGACTTACTCAGCCGCGCAGACAGAAAAGGAAACCGTGCTGTGA
- the fdhF gene encoding formate dehydrogenase subunit alpha: MKDFIIPGQNDAWGNGIQDETDRGTPAHTGAPVTLTIDGMEITVPAGTSVMRAASEAGIQVPKLCATDSLEAFGSCRLCAVEIEGRRGTPASCTTPVHAGMKVHTQTPKLRKLRKGVMELYISDHPLDCLTCAANNDCELQDMAGAVGLRDVRYEAPKNAALANHFEARDTSGAANPEWLPKDDSNPYFTYDASKCIVCNRCVRACEEVQGTFALTIEGRGFDSRVAVGAENFMASDCVSCGACVQACPTATLQEKSVIELGTPDRSVVTTCAYCGVGCSFKAEMQGDQLVRMVPYKHGKANRGHSCVKGRFAYGYASHSDRILNPMIRDSVDQPWTEVSWDEALSFAAKKLVGLQAKYGQKSIGVITSSRCTNEETYLVQKLTRAVFGNNNTDTCARVCHSPTGYGLGQTFGTSAGTQDFDSVEKSDVIIVIGANPTDGHPVFASRLRKRLRQGAKLIVVDPRRIDLLHTPHMGEGHHLPLKPGTNVAVVSAMSHVIVTEGLMDEAFIKERCDLEAWEDYKAFITQDRHAPEATEALTNVPAAALRDAARAFATGGNGAIYYGLGVTEHSQGSTTVMAIANLAMMTGNIGREGVGVNPLRGQNNVQGSCDMGSFPHEFPGYRHVHGDEVRQMFEQVWGVSLDAEPGLRIPNMLDAAVDGTFKGLYCQGEDILQSDPDTKHVAAGLAAMDCVIVHDLFLNETANYAHVFLPGSTFLEKDGTFTNAERRINRVRKVMAPKNGYADWEVTQMLANAVLKETGGARWTYTHPAEIMDEIAATTPSFAGVDYAVLEEQGSVQWPCNEEHPVGTPLMHVDAFVRGKGRFIVTEYIPTDEKTGPRFPLLLTTGRILSQYNVGAQTRRTENSQWHDQDLLEIHPHDAENRGLKDGDWVRLASRSGETSLRAIVTDRVSPGVVYTTFHHPDTQANVITTDFSDWATNCPEYKVTAVQVAASNGPSDWQQSYTAQAEKARRIAAAE, from the coding sequence ATGAAAGATTTCATCATCCCCGGACAGAATGACGCGTGGGGCAATGGCATTCAGGATGAAACAGATCGTGGCACCCCGGCGCACACCGGCGCGCCCGTGACACTGACCATCGACGGCATGGAGATCACCGTGCCTGCGGGCACATCGGTGATGCGTGCGGCCAGTGAGGCGGGCATTCAGGTGCCAAAACTCTGCGCCACGGATAGCCTTGAGGCCTTTGGCTCTTGTCGTCTTTGCGCGGTCGAAATCGAAGGGCGCAGAGGCACGCCCGCGTCTTGCACGACGCCGGTTCACGCCGGGATGAAGGTCCACACCCAAACCCCGAAACTGCGCAAGCTGCGCAAGGGGGTGATGGAGCTTTATATCTCCGATCACCCGCTGGATTGTCTGACCTGTGCCGCCAACAATGATTGCGAATTGCAAGACATGGCCGGGGCCGTGGGCCTGCGCGATGTGCGCTATGAGGCCCCGAAAAACGCCGCTCTGGCCAACCATTTCGAGGCGCGTGACACCTCTGGGGCGGCCAATCCCGAGTGGCTGCCAAAGGACGATAGCAACCCTTATTTCACCTATGACGCCTCCAAATGTATTGTCTGCAACCGCTGTGTGCGGGCCTGTGAAGAGGTGCAGGGGACATTTGCATTGACCATCGAAGGCCGGGGCTTTGACAGCCGCGTTGCGGTCGGGGCGGAAAATTTCATGGCCTCCGATTGCGTGTCCTGTGGCGCCTGTGTTCAGGCTTGCCCGACCGCGACCTTGCAGGAAAAATCTGTCATTGAACTCGGCACGCCGGATCGCTCGGTGGTAACCACCTGCGCCTATTGTGGGGTGGGCTGTAGCTTTAAGGCGGAGATGCAGGGCGATCAATTGGTCCGCATGGTGCCCTACAAACATGGCAAGGCGAACCGGGGTCATTCCTGTGTCAAAGGCCGGTTTGCCTATGGCTATGCCTCGCATTCGGACCGCATCCTCAACCCGATGATCCGCGACAGCGTCGATCAACCGTGGACAGAGGTGTCTTGGGACGAGGCGCTGAGCTTTGCCGCCAAGAAACTCGTCGGGCTTCAGGCCAAATACGGCCAAAAGAGCATCGGTGTGATCACCTCGTCGCGCTGCACCAATGAGGAAACCTATCTGGTGCAAAAGCTCACCCGTGCGGTGTTTGGCAACAACAACACCGACACCTGCGCGCGCGTGTGCCATTCGCCAACGGGCTATGGGCTGGGCCAGACGTTCGGCACCTCTGCGGGCACACAGGATTTTGATTCCGTGGAAAAATCAGATGTGATCATCGTCATTGGTGCGAACCCGACGGATGGTCACCCGGTCTTTGCCTCGCGGCTGCGCAAACGCTTGCGTCAGGGGGCGAAACTGATCGTGGTGGACCCGCGCCGGATTGATCTTTTGCATACGCCACACATGGGCGAAGGGCATCACCTGCCGCTCAAACCCGGCACCAACGTCGCCGTGGTGTCCGCGATGTCGCATGTGATCGTGACCGAGGGGCTGATGGATGAGGCGTTTATCAAAGAGCGCTGTGACCTTGAGGCTTGGGAGGATTACAAAGCCTTCATCACCCAAGACCGCCATGCGCCCGAAGCCACCGAGGCGCTGACCAATGTGCCCGCCGCGGCCCTGCGGGATGCGGCGCGGGCCTTTGCGACGGGGGGCAATGGCGCGATCTATTATGGGCTTGGGGTGACGGAGCATTCACAAGGCTCGACCACCGTCATGGCCATCGCCAACCTTGCGATGATGACCGGCAACATTGGCCGCGAAGGCGTGGGGGTGAACCCTCTGCGTGGTCAGAACAACGTCCAGGGCTCTTGTGATATGGGGTCCTTCCCGCATGAATTTCCCGGCTACCGCCATGTGCACGGCGACGAGGTGCGGCAGATGTTTGAACAGGTCTGGGGCGTCAGTTTGGACGCCGAACCGGGTCTGCGCATTCCGAACATGTTGGATGCCGCGGTCGATGGCACCTTTAAAGGCCTCTATTGTCAGGGCGAAGACATCCTGCAATCGGACCCCGATACCAAACATGTGGCGGCGGGTCTTGCCGCGATGGACTGTGTCATCGTCCACGACCTTTTCCTCAACGAGACCGCCAATTACGCCCATGTGTTCTTGCCCGGATCGACGTTTTTGGAAAAAGACGGCACGTTCACCAACGCCGAACGCCGCATCAATCGGGTGCGCAAAGTGATGGCGCCGAAAAATGGCTATGCCGATTGGGAAGTCACCCAAATGCTGGCCAATGCTGTGTTGAAAGAGACCGGTGGCGCGCGTTGGACCTACACGCACCCGGCGGAAATCATGGACGAGATCGCCGCCACAACGCCGTCTTTCGCCGGTGTTGACTATGCGGTTTTAGAAGAACAAGGCTCGGTGCAATGGCCCTGTAACGAGGAGCACCCGGTTGGGACGCCGTTGATGCATGTCGACGCCTTTGTGCGCGGCAAGGGCCGGTTTATCGTCACCGAATATATCCCGACCGACGAGAAAACCGGACCGCGCTTTCCGCTGTTGCTGACCACTGGACGGATTTTGAGCCAATATAACGTCGGCGCGCAAACGCGGCGGACGGAGAATTCGCAATGGCATGACCAAGACCTGTTGGAAATCCACCCGCATGACGCCGAAAATCGCGGTCTCAAAGACGGGGATTGGGTGCGCTTGGCCTCTCGCTCGGGGGAAACCTCACTGCGTGCGATTGTGACGGACCGGGTCAGCCCGGGCGTGGTCTACACCACCTTTCACCACCCGGACACGCAGGCGAATGTCATCACCACGGATTTCTCCGATTGGGCCACCAATTGCCCGGAATACAAGGTGACAGCGGTGCAGGTCGCGGCGTCCAACGGGCCAAGCGACTGGCAGCAAAGCTACACGGCACAGGCTGAAAAAGCCCGCCGGATTGCGGCCGCCGAATGA
- a CDS encoding formate dehydrogenase beta subunit yields the protein MKIYVPMDSAAKALGADEVADALIVEAQNRGLEVEIIRNGTRGMIWLEPLVEIEKDGVRLAYGPIAPEDAAALLDGHIGTLGPVEDIPFFSRQTRLTFARCGVTDPLSIADYEAHGGFEGLKRAIAMSQDAIIDEVKLSGLRGRGGAGFPTGIKWDTVRLAHAPQKYIVCNADEGDSGTFADRMIMEGDPFTLIEGMTIAGIGCGATKGYIYIRSEYPDAIAVMTRAVEIARGAGALGADVLGSGKAFDMEVRTGAGAYVCGEETSLLNSLEGKRGVVRAKPPLPALEGFLGRPTVVNNVISLATVPVIFAKGAAHYAGFGLGRSKGTMPIQIAGNVQFGGLFETAFGMPLGELVNTVAGGTASGRPVKAVQVGGPLGAYLHPDQFDTPFGYEEFDGQKALIGHAGIVVFDDNADMLSMARFAMEFCAVESCGKCTPCRIGAVRGVETIDRIAEGDTGAIELLTDLCEVMTDGSLCALGGFTPFPVMSALRHFPEDFAPQKEAAE from the coding sequence ATGAAGATTTATGTTCCCATGGACAGCGCCGCCAAGGCGCTGGGCGCCGATGAGGTGGCTGACGCGCTCATAGTCGAGGCACAAAATCGCGGTCTTGAGGTTGAGATCATCCGCAATGGCACGCGCGGCATGATCTGGCTAGAACCCCTTGTCGAGATTGAGAAAGACGGTGTGCGTCTGGCCTATGGTCCGATCGCCCCCGAGGATGCGGCGGCTCTTTTGGACGGTCACATCGGCACGCTCGGTCCGGTCGAAGACATCCCGTTTTTCTCCCGCCAGACCCGCCTGACCTTTGCTCGTTGCGGCGTCACTGATCCGCTTTCCATCGCGGATTATGAGGCGCATGGCGGGTTTGAAGGCCTCAAACGTGCCATCGCTATGTCGCAGGATGCGATCATTGATGAGGTCAAGCTCTCAGGGCTGCGTGGACGTGGCGGCGCGGGCTTTCCGACCGGGATCAAATGGGACACCGTGCGCTTGGCCCATGCGCCGCAAAAATACATCGTCTGCAACGCGGACGAAGGCGACAGCGGCACTTTTGCCGACCGGATGATCATGGAAGGCGACCCGTTCACCTTGATCGAAGGCATGACCATCGCCGGGATCGGCTGTGGCGCGACCAAAGGCTATATCTACATCCGCTCCGAATACCCGGACGCCATCGCTGTGATGACGCGTGCGGTCGAGATTGCGCGCGGCGCGGGCGCGTTGGGCGCGGATGTTCTTGGCTCGGGCAAGGCGTTCGATATGGAGGTTCGTACCGGGGCCGGGGCTTATGTGTGCGGCGAAGAGACCTCGTTGCTCAATTCGCTTGAAGGCAAACGCGGCGTGGTTCGCGCCAAGCCACCGCTGCCCGCGTTGGAGGGGTTTCTGGGCCGCCCGACCGTGGTCAACAACGTGATCTCTCTGGCGACTGTGCCGGTGATCTTTGCCAAGGGCGCGGCGCATTACGCGGGCTTCGGTCTTGGCCGATCAAAAGGCACGATGCCGATCCAAATTGCAGGAAATGTGCAATTTGGTGGCCTGTTTGAAACCGCATTCGGCATGCCCTTGGGGGAATTGGTCAACACAGTCGCAGGCGGCACCGCCTCTGGGCGGCCTGTCAAAGCGGTGCAAGTCGGTGGACCCTTGGGGGCTTATCTTCACCCGGATCAGTTTGACACGCCCTTTGGCTATGAAGAATTCGATGGCCAAAAAGCCCTGATCGGGCATGCCGGGATAGTGGTGTTTGACGACAATGCCGACATGCTGTCGATGGCACGGTTTGCGATGGAGTTTTGCGCGGTGGAAAGCTGTGGCAAATGCACGCCCTGCCGGATCGGCGCGGTGCGCGGCGTTGAAACGATTGACCGAATTGCCGAGGGCGACACAGGCGCAATCGAATTGCTCACAGATCTCTGCGAGGTGATGACCGATGGCTCCCTGTGCGCTTTGGGCGGGTTCACGCCCTTTCCGGTGATGTCAGCACTCAGACATTTCCCCGAAGATTTCGCCCCGCAAAAGGAGGCCGCAGAATGA
- a CDS encoding LysR family transcriptional regulator, which yields MLDKLDMFIAVAREHHFGRAAVSLGITQPTLSAGIKQLEDQLGVQLIFRGSRYGGLTPEGTRALDWARRITGDARQLREEMRSTRHGLSGQLRIAVIPTALNLAAKLADAVSRKHPKVRFVILSRPSRDILAMLENFEIDAGLSYLDNEPMGRVETEALGQERLVLVCAKTSPFAGRTEVDWADLARQNLGGQKLALMTPDMQNRRIINQAFMRAGIAPEAQIESNSILALIANVVAGEWVTVLPDDIARFLAEGKGLSLVPMSGEEGQESHSVGLVVPQRAPHTPVIEALLAEARRMRAEMGAL from the coding sequence ATGCTGGACAAGCTCGACATGTTTATCGCGGTGGCGCGCGAACATCATTTTGGCCGCGCCGCCGTGAGCCTTGGCATCACCCAACCGACGCTCTCGGCGGGGATCAAACAGTTGGAGGATCAACTGGGCGTGCAACTGATCTTTCGCGGTTCGCGCTACGGCGGGTTGACGCCGGAGGGCACGCGGGCCTTGGATTGGGCGCGGCGGATCACCGGGGATGCGCGGCAACTGCGCGAAGAAATGCGCTCGACCCGGCATGGCCTGTCCGGTCAGCTGCGCATCGCGGTGATCCCAACGGCGCTGAATCTGGCCGCCAAATTGGCCGACGCGGTCAGTCGCAAACACCCGAAAGTGCGCTTTGTCATCCTGTCGCGCCCCTCGCGGGACATTTTGGCAATGTTGGAGAATTTCGAAATCGACGCGGGCCTGTCTTATTTGGACAACGAACCGATGGGCCGGGTCGAAACCGAGGCCTTGGGCCAAGAGCGTTTGGTGCTGGTTTGCGCCAAGACATCGCCCTTTGCTGGCCGCACAGAGGTGGATTGGGCTGATCTTGCCAGACAAAATCTGGGTGGACAAAAGTTGGCGCTGATGACGCCAGATATGCAAAACCGCCGGATCATCAACCAAGCTTTCATGCGTGCGGGCATCGCCCCCGAAGCGCAGATCGAATCCAATTCGATCCTTGCCCTGATTGCCAATGTTGTGGCGGGGGAGTGGGTCACGGTCCTGCCCGATGACATCGCCCGGTTTTTGGCAGAGGGGAAGGGGCTGTCCTTGGTGCCGATGAGCGGCGAAGAAGGGCAGGAGAGTCATAGCGTTGGCCTTGTTGTGCCGCAACGTGCACCACACACGCCAGTGATCGAGGCGCTTTTGGCCGAGGCGCGGCGGATGCGGGCGGAAATGGGCGCGCTTTGA
- a CDS encoding S-(hydroxymethyl)glutathione dehydrogenase/class III alcohol dehydrogenase gives MKTRAAVAFEAKKPLEIVELDLEGPKAGEVLVEIMATGICHTDAYTLDGLDSEGLFPCVLGHEGAGIVREVGAGVTSVKPGDHVIPLYTPECRQCKSCLSGKTNLCTSIRATQGKGLMPDGTSRFSYKGETLYHYMGCSTFSNFTVLPEIALAKIREDAPFDKACYIGCGVTTGVGAVTNSAKVEVGSNVIVFGLGGIGLNVLQAARMVGADKIIGVDINDDKEEWGKRFGMTHFVNPLKVEGDIVQHLVELTDGGADYTFDCTGNTTVMRQALEACHRGWGVSTVIGVAEAGKEISTRPFQLVTGRVWQGSAFGGAKGRTDVPKIVDWYMNGKIEIDPMITHVLTLDEINKGFDLMHAGKSIRSVVVF, from the coding sequence ATGAAAACGCGCGCAGCCGTGGCCTTTGAGGCCAAAAAACCGTTGGAAATCGTTGAGCTTGACCTTGAAGGCCCGAAGGCTGGCGAGGTTTTGGTTGAAATCATGGCGACCGGCATTTGCCACACCGATGCGTACACCCTCGACGGGCTCGACAGCGAAGGATTGTTCCCTTGCGTTTTGGGCCACGAAGGCGCGGGCATCGTGCGCGAAGTCGGCGCGGGGGTCACATCCGTGAAACCCGGCGATCACGTCATCCCGCTCTACACGCCCGAGTGCCGCCAGTGTAAATCTTGCCTCTCTGGCAAAACCAACCTCTGCACCTCGATCCGCGCGACCCAAGGCAAAGGCCTGATGCCAGATGGCACCTCGCGGTTCAGCTACAAAGGCGAAACGCTCTACCATTACATGGGCTGTTCGACCTTCTCAAACTTCACCGTTTTGCCGGAAATCGCGCTGGCGAAAATCCGCGAAGACGCCCCATTCGACAAAGCCTGTTACATCGGCTGCGGCGTGACCACCGGTGTCGGCGCTGTGACCAATTCGGCCAAGGTCGAAGTCGGATCGAACGTCATCGTGTTCGGTTTGGGCGGCATTGGCCTGAACGTGTTGCAAGCGGCACGGATGGTTGGCGCGGATAAAATCATCGGCGTCGACATCAATGACGACAAAGAGGAATGGGGCAAACGCTTTGGTATGACCCATTTCGTCAACCCGCTCAAAGTCGAAGGCGACATCGTTCAGCACCTTGTTGAGCTGACCGACGGCGGCGCGGATTACACCTTTGATTGCACCGGCAACACCACGGTGATGCGCCAAGCCCTTGAAGCCTGTCACCGGGGTTGGGGCGTGTCCACCGTGATCGGCGTGGCCGAAGCGGGCAAGGAAATCTCCACCCGTCCGTTCCAATTGGTCACCGGCCGTGTGTGGCAAGGCTCCGCGTTTGGCGGCGCAAAAGGCCGGACCGATGTGCCAAAAATCGTCGATTGGTACATGAACGGCAAGATCGAGATCGACCCGATGATCACTCATGTTCTGACCTTGGATGAGATCAATAAAGGCTTTGATCTGATGCATGCGGGCAAGTCGATCCGTTCGGTCGTGGTGTTCTGA
- the fghA gene encoding S-formylglutathione hydrolase, with protein sequence MTLGTVSTNKAFGGTQGVYTHPSTETGTEMTFSVFVPDHAPGEKLPVLWYLSGLTCTHANVTEKGEFRAACAKHRVIFIAPDTSPRGEDVPDDADGAYDFGLGAGFYVNATEAPFAKNYRMQAYIESELPDLIAANFPADMARQGITGHSMGGHGALTIALRNPERFKSVSAFSPIVSPLNCPWGEKALTGYIGADRANWRGYDACALIEDGASVPDILVDQGTGDNFLEGQLKPELLQAICDAKGQNLTLRMQEGYDHSYYFISTFMADHIAWHAARM encoded by the coding sequence ATGACGCTTGGAACCGTTTCAACCAACAAGGCCTTTGGTGGCACACAGGGGGTTTACACCCACCCGTCCACCGAGACCGGAACGGAAATGACCTTTTCCGTTTTCGTGCCAGATCACGCGCCGGGAGAAAAACTCCCGGTGCTCTGGTACCTGTCGGGCCTGACCTGCACCCATGCCAATGTCACCGAAAAGGGCGAGTTTCGTGCGGCTTGCGCCAAGCATCGCGTGATTTTCATCGCCCCGGATACAAGCCCCCGTGGCGAAGACGTGCCCGATGATGCCGATGGGGCCTATGATTTTGGCCTTGGTGCCGGGTTTTACGTCAACGCGACCGAGGCACCTTTCGCCAAAAACTACCGGATGCAGGCCTATATCGAAAGTGAATTGCCCGATCTGATCGCGGCCAACTTTCCCGCCGATATGGCGCGTCAGGGCATCACGGGTCATTCGATGGGCGGGCACGGTGCATTGACCATCGCGTTGCGCAATCCGGAACGGTTCAAATCCGTCTCCGCCTTTTCGCCGATCGTCTCACCGCTGAATTGCCCTTGGGGTGAGAAGGCGCTGACCGGATATATCGGTGCGGATCGGGCCAATTGGCGCGGCTATGATGCCTGCGCTTTGATCGAAGATGGTGCCTCTGTGCCGGATATTTTGGTCGATCAAGGCACCGGAGATAATTTCCTCGAAGGCCAGTTGAAGCCCGAGTTGTTACAAGCGATCTGTGACGCAAAAGGCCAAAATCTGACCCTGCGGATGCAGGAGGGCTATGATCACAGCTACTATTTCATCTCGACCTTTATGGCCGATCACATCGCGTGGCACGCCGCGCGGATGTGA
- the mnmH gene encoding tRNA 2-selenouridine(34) synthase MnmH yields the protein MNDPFSSLKTLLDTPFDTIIDVRAPLEFAEDHIPGAINLPVLNDLERAEVGTIYKQQSPFLARKLGAAMVARNAATHIEGPLADKNGGWQPLVYCWRGGQRSNSFASILKQIGWRVEVLEGGYKTWRRLVVEALYDHALPYRIILLDGNTGTAKTDILQRVASKGGQVLDLEGLAHHRGSIFGTMGTQPSQKGFETALAAALARLDPNRPVLVEAESSRIGARNLPSMLWAAMCDAPRIEVSASLPARAGYLAEAYADLVADCDLMDQRLDQLVSLQGHERIDAWRALAQAGAFVDLAEALMAYHYDPRYEKSRARYGHEVLEKIDLLDMSESAREMAAERIIARLDTL from the coding sequence ATGAATGACCCATTTTCCAGTCTCAAGACGCTTTTGGACACGCCGTTTGATACGATCATCGACGTGCGCGCGCCCTTGGAATTTGCTGAGGATCACATCCCCGGCGCGATCAATTTACCCGTTTTGAACGACCTTGAACGCGCCGAAGTCGGTACGATTTACAAACAACAATCACCGTTTCTGGCCCGCAAACTTGGCGCCGCCATGGTCGCGCGCAACGCCGCAACTCATATCGAAGGGCCACTTGCGGACAAGAATGGCGGCTGGCAACCGCTGGTGTATTGTTGGCGCGGCGGGCAAAGATCGAACTCCTTTGCCTCGATTTTAAAGCAAATCGGCTGGCGGGTTGAGGTGTTGGAGGGCGGCTATAAAACATGGCGCAGGCTGGTGGTGGAGGCACTCTATGATCACGCTCTGCCCTATCGGATCATCTTGTTGGACGGCAATACGGGGACTGCAAAAACGGATATTCTTCAAAGGGTTGCCTCAAAGGGCGGGCAGGTTTTAGACCTCGAAGGCCTGGCCCATCATCGCGGGTCGATTTTTGGCACAATGGGCACGCAGCCGTCGCAAAAAGGCTTTGAAACCGCGCTCGCCGCAGCATTGGCGCGGCTTGATCCGAACCGTCCGGTCTTGGTCGAGGCGGAAAGCTCACGCATCGGGGCGCGCAACCTGCCGTCCATGCTTTGGGCCGCCATGTGTGACGCCCCTCGGATCGAGGTGAGCGCCTCTTTGCCTGCGCGTGCCGGGTATTTGGCCGAGGCCTATGCCGACCTCGTGGCGGATTGCGATTTGATGGATCAGCGTCTGGATCAACTGGTGTCGCTGCAGGGGCATGAGCGCATTGATGCGTGGCGCGCTCTGGCGCAGGCGGGGGCCTTTGTCGATTTGGCGGAGGCGTTGATGGCGTATCATTATGACCCGCGCTATGAGAAATCCCGTGCCCGCTATGGCCATGAGGTTTTGGAGAAAATTGATCTTTTGGACATGAGCGAGAGCGCGCGAGAGATGGCGGCTGAGCGCATCATCGCCCGGCTCGACACGCTCTGA